Proteins encoded within one genomic window of Polypterus senegalus isolate Bchr_013 chromosome 6, ASM1683550v1, whole genome shotgun sequence:
- the LOC120531372 gene encoding uncharacterized protein LOC120531372 isoform X2 yields MDPTVVLTFVVLISSHSQHEKSSTYESKQNKSTSVANFKCHINSKDFEVYLLYSDSTYKSGPVTPSPVLNNGNQSNCCTKFSGNKEINNTAFGIICTDIVPIISQCLISPHETTLMPHSEESLQNRKESQEDAELVERQKIALILKGFIAVTLFIVGLLLIIFDVFEVPWPCQTCKEQQKETVKQPPVSSHFLSLKFLSRIWKITKEDTPPPARTTNEEVIIIYETFF; encoded by the exons ATGGATCCTACAGTGGTGCTTACTTTTGTCGTTCTGATTTCCAGCCATAGTCAACATG AGAAATCAAGCACATAtgaaagtaaacaaaataaaagcaccTCAGTTGCTAACTTCAAATGCCACATTAATTCGAAGGATTTTGAGGTGTATCTGCTATATTCAGATAGCACTTACAAATCTGGACCAGTCACTCCCTCTCCTGTTCTCAACAATGGTAACCAATCAAACTGTTGTACAAAGTTCTCAGGTAATAAGGAGATAAATAACACAGCCTTTGGTATCATCTGTACAG ACATTGTGCCTATAATATCACAATGCTTGATATCACCACATGAAACCACCTTGATGCCACATTCAGAAGAGTCTTTACAGAATAGAAAAGAGTCACAAGAAG ATGCTGAACTTGTGGAACGACAGAAAATTGCATTAATTCTGAAAGGCTTCATTGCAGTAACACTTTTCATTGTTGGACTTTTGTTGAtaatatttgatgtttttgaagtCCCTTGGCCG TGTCAAACCTGTAAGgagcaacaaaaagaaacagtgaaACAACCTCCAGTTTCAAGTCATTTCTTATCTTTG aaattccTATCAAGAATATGGAAGATTACCAAAGAAGACACTCCACCTCCAGCTCGAACGACAAATGAAGAAGTTATAATTATTTatgagacttttttttaa
- the LOC120531372 gene encoding uncharacterized protein C17orf78 homolog isoform X1, translating into MDPTVVLTFVVLISSHSQHESSNSICMIKNATLLSEKNFDGFSYEKSSTYESKQNKSTSVANFKCHINSKDFEVYLLYSDSTYKSGPVTPSPVLNNGNQSNCCTKFSGNKEINNTAFGIICTDIVPIISQCLISPHETTLMPHSEESLQNRKESQEDAELVERQKIALILKGFIAVTLFIVGLLLIIFDVFEVPWPCQTCKEQQKETVKQPPVSSHFLSLKFLSRIWKITKEDTPPPARTTNEEVIIIYETFF; encoded by the exons ATGGATCCTACAGTGGTGCTTACTTTTGTCGTTCTGATTTCCAGCCATAGTCAACATG AAAGTAGCAATTCTATCTGTATGATTAAGAATGCAACATTGTTATCAGAGAAGAACTTTGATGGATTTTCATATG AGAAATCAAGCACATAtgaaagtaaacaaaataaaagcaccTCAGTTGCTAACTTCAAATGCCACATTAATTCGAAGGATTTTGAGGTGTATCTGCTATATTCAGATAGCACTTACAAATCTGGACCAGTCACTCCCTCTCCTGTTCTCAACAATGGTAACCAATCAAACTGTTGTACAAAGTTCTCAGGTAATAAGGAGATAAATAACACAGCCTTTGGTATCATCTGTACAG ACATTGTGCCTATAATATCACAATGCTTGATATCACCACATGAAACCACCTTGATGCCACATTCAGAAGAGTCTTTACAGAATAGAAAAGAGTCACAAGAAG ATGCTGAACTTGTGGAACGACAGAAAATTGCATTAATTCTGAAAGGCTTCATTGCAGTAACACTTTTCATTGTTGGACTTTTGTTGAtaatatttgatgtttttgaagtCCCTTGGCCG TGTCAAACCTGTAAGgagcaacaaaaagaaacagtgaaACAACCTCCAGTTTCAAGTCATTTCTTATCTTTG aaattccTATCAAGAATATGGAAGATTACCAAAGAAGACACTCCACCTCCAGCTCGAACGACAAATGAAGAAGTTATAATTATTTatgagacttttttttaa